Proteins encoded in a region of the Triticum dicoccoides isolate Atlit2015 ecotype Zavitan chromosome 3A, WEW_v2.0, whole genome shotgun sequence genome:
- the LOC119271222 gene encoding uncharacterized protein LOC119271222 has product MSGGARRFVNLGVYDQLKRVYSLRRLDLSKMEFFHQSAEETAAHAKVVPTLTPAKAWAPNRRRSFKAALAAAEAAAPKIKSPKSQVTMRPPVVSSSLPTNHVIHFFPTASENKIILGDRANNLLRFDAGEHRRCIDSMPNLHQHKDSPLAVAVPPSALHLHDGEDAGDLYIIDQVLHPDTAESRPQFEALLWRGRRPSAACRRSWHCDILPLPPWIIRHKHALVYGHALVGGDTICFSISGAEGTGTYCFHTATREWSKAGDWIMPFNGKAEYVPELGLWFGLSRRLPIAVDLSGVVRGEEPLPEKLRIWEDDDLPEEWQPNELCDSKIISLGSGRFLFADFLSDMKFDKDSSDMVAGQQFALFTGMEVVYGNGNGKGGNGANKDNFNCNSGNNGTGKDDANNGSKGKGMIRGLRMIKHKSKRYMFKKQLSIEAVL; this is encoded by the coding sequence GTCTATTCGCTGCGGCGCCTGGACCTCTCCAAGATGGAATTTTTTCACCAATCGGCAGAAGAGACGGCCGCGCATGCGAAGGTGGTGCCAACACTGACGCCCGCCAAGGCCTGGGCGCCCAACAGGAGAAGAAGCTTCAAGGCTGctttggcggcggcggaggcggcggcgcccaAGATCAAGTCTCCAAAAAGCCAGGTGACCATGAGGCCGCCGGTAGTCTCGTCCTCCCTGCCGACCAATCATGTCATCCATTTCTTCCCCACCGCGTCGGAGAACAAGATCATCTTGGGGGACCGCGCCAACAACCTGCTCCGCTTTGACGCGGGCGAGCACCGCCGCTGCATCGACAGCATGCCAAACCTCCACCAGCACAAGGACTCGCCGCTGGCCGTCGCCGTCCCTCCGTCGGCCTTGCACCTCCATGACGGCGAAGACGCGGGCGACCTCTACATCATCGATCAGGTCCTACATCCGGACACGGCGGAATCGCGGCCGCAGTTCGAGGCCctgctgtggagggggcgccgcccgtCCGCCGCATGTCGCAGGTCCTGGCACTGCGACATCCTCCCGCTGCCCCCGTGGATCATCCGCCACAAGCACGCCTTGGTCTACGGGCACGCCCTTGTCGGCGGCGACACCATCTGCTTCTCCATCTCCGGCGCAGAGGGCACCGGCACCTACTGCTTCCACACCGCGACTCGCGAGTGGAGCAAGGCCGGCGACTGGATCATGCCGTTCAATGGCAAAGCGGAGTACGTCCCGGAGCTCGGGCTCTGGTTTGGCCTCTCACGCCGCCTCCCCATCGCTGTCGACCTCTCCGGCGTTGTCAGAGGGGAGGAGCCGCTGCCAGAGAAGTTGCGGATCTGGGAGGATGATGACCTGCCAGAGGAGTGGCAGCCGAATGAACTGTGCGACTCCAAGATCATCAGCCTCGGCTCAGGCAGGTTCCTCTTTGCTGACTTCCTTAGTGACATGAAATTCGACAAGGACAGCAGCGACATGGTTGCTGGCCAGCAATTTGCCCTCTTTACTGGTATGGAGGTAGTGTACGGCAATGGCAATGGCAAGGGCGGCAATGGCGCCAACAAAGACAATTTCAACTGCAATAGTGGCAACAATGGTACCGGCAAAGACGATGCCAACAACGGCAGCAAAGGCAAAGGGATGATTCGTGGGCTTCGTATGATTAAGCACAAGTCCAAACGCTACATGTTTAAGAagcagctgagcatcgaggcggtgcTCTGA